One Chengkuizengella sediminis DNA segment encodes these proteins:
- a CDS encoding helix-turn-helix transcriptional regulator yields MNKSKRLVELIMYINDKRQFTAKQLSDEFNVSLRTIQRDLLDLQELGVPLYSEVGAAGGYTILKERMLPPITFTEKEAIAMFFAYQSLQFYKDLPFESDSISALNKFYHHLAKDIKTRIDGMKNRMVFWTPTRQQSSPYLQSLLEAATQQKVIKVKYDSLKETSSRKIQPIGVYSQNGFWYCPAYCFKRLEVRLFRADRILNLEESEEQNNVDLSSYDVINWYHFDENEESNPLVQVKVRFTKEGFRRCQMDPYLDRHLKKIDNGGGELNMSMRKNDLEYFTDYFFSMGKQAQVLQPPEMVNMIKNKIEDLMKIYM; encoded by the coding sequence ATGAATAAATCCAAACGTTTAGTTGAACTGATTATGTATATCAATGATAAACGTCAATTTACAGCAAAACAGTTATCTGATGAATTCAATGTTTCTTTGAGAACTATTCAAAGGGATTTATTGGATTTACAGGAACTCGGTGTTCCATTGTATTCTGAGGTAGGAGCTGCAGGAGGATATACAATACTGAAGGAAAGGATGCTTCCTCCAATCACTTTTACAGAAAAAGAAGCGATTGCGATGTTTTTTGCCTATCAGTCCTTACAATTTTATAAGGATCTACCTTTCGAGTCTGATTCCATTTCTGCTTTAAATAAGTTTTATCATCATCTAGCTAAAGATATTAAAACACGAATTGATGGAATGAAAAATAGAATGGTATTTTGGACGCCTACAAGACAGCAGTCTTCACCTTATTTACAGTCATTATTAGAAGCAGCCACTCAACAAAAAGTAATCAAGGTCAAATATGATTCATTAAAAGAAACTAGTAGTCGTAAAATCCAACCCATCGGGGTTTATTCTCAAAATGGTTTTTGGTATTGTCCTGCTTATTGTTTTAAAAGATTAGAGGTTCGATTGTTTCGCGCGGATCGTATATTAAATCTAGAGGAATCAGAAGAACAAAATAATGTAGACTTAAGCAGTTACGATGTCATTAACTGGTATCATTTCGATGAGAACGAAGAATCCAATCCATTAGTTCAAGTCAAGGTTCGATTTACTAAAGAAGGTTTTAGAAGATGCCAAATGGATCCTTATTTAGATAGACATCTTAAAAAGATTGATAATGGAGGTGGAGAATTAAACATGAGCATGAGAAAAAATGATTTAGAGTACTTTACAGATTATTTCTTTAGCATGGGTAAACAAGCTCAAGTTCTTCAACCACCTGAGATGGTGAACATGATAAAAAATAAGATAGAGGATTTGATGAAGATATATATGTGA
- a CDS encoding YheC/YheD family protein, translating to MVIKQNHKKYVSSKWKKTLVLINNVHLKKYIPDTKKVSYESLNEMLEKHSVVYVKPSRGSSGKGVMKIQKKIQHEKTIYEIQNDLNINYFYTYTTLYNDLNEHIKKSERLHIVQKGIDMVKYNDRSADIRVMVQQNLQSGWEVTGFLGRLSHPKKVVTNISGGGTVCDIDELLDHVCTNKNEKETLIEELNMVGVETAKQMNKAFPNIKENGIDIALDQKLHPWILEVNTKPDIIPFTLLKNKTIFEKILEYRKVNRRDYNPKQNHKNTKTTDKRRKRNVNKSKNKSNLKVQPNSFHEPKNATPNFAKKFKRFKKRKYSKRMI from the coding sequence ATGGTTATAAAACAAAATCATAAAAAGTACGTTTCAAGCAAATGGAAAAAAACATTAGTTTTGATAAATAATGTTCACTTAAAAAAATATATTCCCGATACAAAAAAAGTGAGTTATGAGAGTTTAAATGAAATGCTGGAAAAACATAGTGTAGTTTATGTTAAACCGAGTCGTGGCTCATCCGGGAAAGGTGTAATGAAAATTCAAAAAAAGATTCAACATGAAAAAACAATTTATGAAATACAAAATGATCTAAATATAAATTATTTCTACACTTATACAACTTTATATAACGATCTAAATGAACACATTAAAAAATCAGAACGGTTGCATATCGTACAAAAAGGAATCGATATGGTCAAATATAATGATCGATCAGCAGACATAAGAGTTATGGTACAACAAAATCTTCAATCTGGGTGGGAAGTCACTGGATTTCTTGGTAGATTATCTCATCCTAAAAAAGTAGTAACAAATATCAGTGGAGGGGGTACGGTTTGTGATATTGATGAACTGTTAGATCATGTTTGTACAAATAAAAATGAAAAAGAAACCTTAATAGAAGAACTAAACATGGTTGGAGTGGAAACAGCTAAACAAATGAATAAAGCTTTTCCAAACATAAAAGAAAACGGGATAGACATTGCTCTAGATCAAAAACTTCACCCTTGGATCTTGGAAGTAAATACGAAACCTGATATCATCCCATTTACACTTTTAAAAAATAAAACTATCTTTGAAAAAATATTGGAGTATAGAAAAGTAAACAGAAGAGATTATAATCCCAAACAAAACCATAAAAATACTAAAACAACAGATAAACGGAGAAAAAGAAACGTAAATAAAAGTAAAAATAAGTCAAATTTAAAAGTACAACCTAATTCTTTTCATGAACCAAAAAATGCAACTCCTAATTTTGCTAAAAAGTTTAAACGCTTTAAAAAAAGAAAATATTCTAAAAGAATGATTTAG
- a CDS encoding glycosyl hydrolase yields the protein MRKTLYVLLAMLMILVSFLTPDNAIFAEITADDVAVGEGGYSTVTKGGQIYNWVYENERRTPQDVDYTTSNFDNKPLSTNDWISSVVWLQYSGALYAHPLAFKAVNSGFQISNPPKTLNVLEDGENEVEREIRPGQVDLEVQATTFSPVAAEADKITDWSADILMPSADGSKNMKVTIGHGSPYAYFTFDGADPKIVFKNTATILREDGSHIQLSINNNGQTNVYGIYAPSGTTWTNNGSELVADLPEGKHFLSIAGLPDSSVDTYNLFMDHAFAFVADTKVEWNYDEASSTVTSDYIITTTPMEGTNTDTITALYPHQWRNNPLINASQYLHSYNTIRGQMKTLSGQNFSTQYVYNGILPFMPELTDPNDIARLEGYVQEYYDYGKTLNPNFVQYGVDGGFSGYDTYWMGKNLGRISNVLPLTTQLDDTFKQSELVQSIKATLEWWFTPTKYNESGAKVNDNYFYYDDHWKTLIGYPTSYGSASEMNDHHFHYGYWIYAAAQVALLEQDSADAWYQDDQWGGMVNQLVQDIATTDRQSNDYLFLRNFDLYAGHSWANGVGYSPNSGGHSWEHSGNNQESSSEAMNAWAALILWGTATGDTEIRDAGIYMYTTEREAINNYWFDLYGDVFDPEYTNDGDTAVMVWGGKYNHITWWTEEPIEAHGIQMLPVTGASLYLGLDPNYVKNNYDRAYAEFPNYLEKKAQYGWPGLDNINTWQDIMLSYYALYDPAEALLRWKDTNEELDPAVGIEFGESRARTYHWMRSLDVYGLPNFDITANTPLYGVFTKDGLNTYVAYNANNVATTVTFSDCYELTVPAKSMAQQSAVSPGGDCSGNPIDEEAPSTPTNLTSAGSTETTIELNWGASTDNRGVVGYDVYQVVNGNTSVFVGTTTTTSYTVTNLAADTTYTFEVKAKDAAGNESAASNRVSVTTDVPDTESPTAPVNLIAGNITDTTVDLSWDSSTDNRGVTGYDVYQIENGNTPIYVGTTSSTSFTVLNLTASTTYTFEVKAKDAAGNESAASNRVTVTTDVPDTESPTAPVNLSAANITETTVDLSWDSSTDNRGVTGYDVYQVENGNSSIYVGTALSESYTVTNLLDNTTYTFEVKAKDAAGNESIASNQVTITTLEGDTVITEPNYTIEIIDGGSAVTLKFTPTGATSNFVDLHYKVNNGGQINVGTVNNNGTWEYVISGMSDGDVIDFFYTYTLGTPAYDSPEYSYTVGSSPGGGNPPDTTAPSTPSNLTASGITEMSVDLSWNASTDNIGVIGYDIYQGSTNIGSITSTAFTVTGLTANTTYTFDVRAKDAAGNESAGNMITITTLESSPGGGTTIVEDDYTIEIVDDVSVVTLKFTPTGAISNFVDLHYKVNNGGQVNVRTVNNSGTWEYEISGVSQGDVIEFFYTYTLGTPAYDSPQYNYTVQ from the coding sequence ATGAGAAAAACGTTATATGTTTTACTTGCCATGTTAATGATCCTTGTTAGTTTTTTAACTCCAGATAATGCAATATTTGCAGAAATAACTGCAGATGATGTAGCAGTTGGAGAAGGAGGATACTCCACGGTCACTAAAGGAGGTCAGATTTATAATTGGGTATATGAAAATGAACGGAGGACACCACAAGATGTAGATTATACGACAAGCAATTTTGATAACAAGCCGTTATCAACAAATGATTGGATTAGTTCAGTCGTATGGCTGCAATACTCAGGTGCGCTTTATGCCCATCCCTTAGCGTTTAAAGCTGTAAATTCAGGATTTCAAATCAGTAATCCACCAAAAACTTTGAATGTGTTAGAAGATGGTGAAAATGAGGTTGAAAGAGAAATCAGACCAGGTCAGGTGGATTTGGAAGTGCAAGCAACTACCTTTTCACCGGTAGCAGCCGAAGCAGATAAAATCACGGATTGGTCAGCAGATATTTTAATGCCTAGTGCAGATGGTTCCAAAAATATGAAAGTTACGATCGGACATGGTAGCCCATATGCTTATTTTACTTTTGATGGAGCAGATCCTAAAATTGTGTTTAAAAATACTGCAACGATTTTAAGAGAAGACGGCTCACATATTCAATTATCTATAAATAATAACGGACAAACGAATGTTTATGGCATTTACGCTCCTTCTGGAACTACTTGGACAAATAATGGTTCAGAACTTGTTGCTGATTTACCAGAAGGTAAACACTTTCTATCAATAGCAGGATTACCTGATAGTAGTGTTGATACTTATAACCTGTTTATGGATCATGCATTTGCTTTTGTCGCGGATACAAAAGTGGAATGGAATTATGATGAAGCTAGTAGTACTGTAACTAGCGACTATATTATAACGACAACCCCAATGGAAGGTACAAACACGGACACAATCACTGCGCTTTATCCTCATCAATGGAGGAATAATCCACTAATTAATGCATCTCAATATTTACACTCTTATAATACAATCAGAGGACAAATGAAAACGCTTTCTGGACAAAATTTTTCAACACAATATGTGTACAATGGAATTTTGCCATTTATGCCTGAATTAACAGATCCGAATGATATTGCAAGATTAGAAGGATACGTACAGGAATACTATGATTACGGAAAAACGCTAAATCCTAACTTTGTTCAGTACGGGGTAGACGGTGGATTTTCAGGATATGACACGTATTGGATGGGGAAAAACTTAGGTAGAATTTCAAATGTTCTTCCATTAACTACGCAATTAGATGATACATTTAAACAGTCTGAACTTGTTCAATCGATTAAAGCTACATTGGAGTGGTGGTTTACTCCAACAAAGTATAATGAGTCTGGTGCAAAAGTAAATGATAATTATTTTTATTACGATGATCACTGGAAAACATTAATCGGCTACCCTACAAGTTATGGCTCCGCAAGTGAAATGAATGATCATCATTTTCATTACGGTTATTGGATTTATGCAGCTGCGCAAGTTGCTTTATTAGAACAAGATTCTGCAGATGCTTGGTATCAAGATGATCAATGGGGAGGCATGGTGAATCAATTAGTTCAAGATATTGCAACAACCGATCGACAGTCAAATGATTATTTATTTTTGAGAAACTTTGACCTTTATGCAGGTCATTCTTGGGCTAACGGAGTAGGTTATTCACCAAATAGTGGAGGACATAGCTGGGAGCATTCAGGAAATAATCAGGAATCTTCATCTGAAGCGATGAATGCCTGGGCAGCTTTAATTTTATGGGGAACTGCAACAGGTGATACTGAAATAAGAGATGCTGGAATTTATATGTATACAACGGAAAGAGAAGCTATTAACAACTATTGGTTTGATTTATATGGTGATGTTTTTGATCCAGAGTATACAAACGATGGTGATACAGCCGTCATGGTATGGGGAGGGAAATATAATCATATCACTTGGTGGACTGAAGAACCGATTGAAGCTCACGGAATTCAAATGTTGCCAGTTACGGGAGCTTCATTATACCTAGGATTAGATCCAAATTATGTGAAAAATAACTATGATAGAGCCTATGCAGAATTTCCAAATTATTTAGAGAAAAAAGCACAGTATGGTTGGCCAGGGTTAGATAATATCAATACATGGCAAGATATTATGCTTTCTTATTATGCATTATACGATCCAGCAGAAGCATTGTTAAGATGGAAAGATACAAATGAAGAGCTTGATCCTGCTGTAGGGATTGAATTTGGAGAATCAAGAGCACGCACATACCACTGGATGAGATCCTTAGATGTGTATGGTTTACCAAATTTTGATATCACTGCAAATACTCCTCTTTATGGTGTGTTTACTAAAGATGGATTGAACACTTATGTTGCTTATAATGCAAATAATGTTGCAACTACAGTCACTTTCTCAGATTGTTATGAATTAACGGTTCCAGCAAAATCCATGGCTCAACAATCGGCAGTAAGTCCAGGTGGAGATTGTTCAGGCAACCCCATAGATGAAGAAGCGCCTAGTACACCTACAAATTTAACTTCAGCGGGAAGTACAGAGACAACTATAGAGTTAAACTGGGGAGCATCCACAGATAATAGAGGTGTAGTAGGTTACGATGTATACCAAGTAGTTAATGGAAATACATCCGTTTTTGTAGGAACAACAACAACCACAAGTTATACAGTAACAAATTTAGCAGCAGATACAACCTATACATTTGAAGTGAAAGCGAAGGATGCAGCAGGTAATGAATCGGCTGCTAGCAATAGAGTATCAGTAACAACTGATGTACCAGATACGGAATCACCAACGGCTCCAGTTAATCTAATTGCAGGAAACATTACAGATACGACAGTAGATTTAAGCTGGGATTCATCCACAGATAACAGAGGTGTGACAGGATATGATGTATATCAAATAGAGAATGGTAATACACCCATTTATGTAGGAACAACATCATCTACAAGCTTTACAGTGCTTAACTTAACTGCGAGTACAACCTATACATTTGAAGTAAAAGCGAAGGATGCAGCAGGTAATGAATCGGCTGCTAGCAATAGAGTAACAGTAACAACTGATGTACCAGATACGGAATCACCAACGGCTCCAGTAAATTTAAGTGCAGCAAACATAACTGAAACCACAGTAGATTTAAGCTGGGATTCATCCACAGATAACAGAGGTGTGACAGGATATGATGTGTATCAAGTGGAAAATGGTAATTCAAGTATTTATGTAGGAACAGCATTATCTGAAAGTTATACTGTAACGAACTTATTAGACAATACTACTTATACATTTGAAGTGAAGGCGAAGGATGCAGCAGGAAATGAATCAATTGCAAGTAATCAGGTTACGATTACAACTTTAGAAGGGGATACTGTGATTACGGAGCCAAACTATACGATAGAAATTATTGATGGAGGTTCAGCAGTTACATTGAAATTCACACCAACAGGAGCGACCTCTAACTTTGTAGATCTTCATTATAAGGTGAATAATGGCGGACAGATTAATGTAGGTACAGTGAATAATAATGGCACATGGGAATATGTGATATCTGGAATGAGTGATGGGGATGTGATTGATTTCTTCTATACGTACACACTCGGTACTCCTGCTTACGATTCCCCTGAATATAGTTATACAGTGGGATCATCTCCAGGAGGGGGAAATCCACCAGACACAACAGCTCCAAGCACACCATCGAACCTGACGGCATCAGGAATTACGGAAATGTCTGTGGATTTAAGTTGGAACGCATCCACAGATAATATAGGAGTGATAGGATACGATATTTATCAAGGCTCTACAAATATAGGTTCAATAACGTCCACAGCGTTTACAGTGACAGGACTTACAGCAAATACAACCTATACATTTGATGTAAGAGCAAAGGATGCTGCAGGTAATGAATCTGCTGGAAACATGATTACAATTACTACATTAGAATCCTCTCCAGGAGGAGGAACTACGATTGTTGAAGATGATTATACGATAGAAATCGTAGATGATGTCTCAGTAGTAACATTGAAATTCACACCAACTGGGGCAATTTCTAACTTTGTGGACTTACATTATAAAGTGAACAATGGTGGGCAAGTTAATGTACGTACTGTGAACAACAGTGGGACTTGGGAATATGAAATTTCAGGAGTGAGTCAAGGGGATGTCATTGAATTTTTCTATACTTATACATTAGGCACCCCTGCTTATGATTCGCCTCAGTATAACTATACCGTGCAATAA
- a CDS encoding DinB family protein yields MNSIDLAIMNLKETRRRSIKLWNALPDEWIDWKPDHKAMSFGEMIRHVWGGSYGYHMILQNNGSLNKEISKPYDDEPIVSVQKEIELSKPYFDDFIQYVKSLSTEELSTKLIDRSDVNYKRYLGDMLLRIAYHDSVHAGQFLQYLRMIGLDRPLIWD; encoded by the coding sequence ATGAATTCTATTGATCTTGCAATCATGAATTTAAAAGAAACAAGGAGACGTTCTATCAAATTGTGGAACGCTCTTCCGGATGAATGGATAGATTGGAAACCCGATCACAAAGCCATGTCATTTGGTGAAATGATTCGCCATGTTTGGGGTGGCAGTTATGGATATCATATGATTTTACAAAATAATGGATCACTTAATAAAGAGATTTCTAAACCTTATGATGATGAACCGATTGTTTCTGTCCAAAAAGAAATTGAGTTATCAAAACCATATTTTGATGACTTTATCCAGTATGTAAAGTCGCTATCAACAGAAGAACTATCTACTAAATTAATTGATCGAAGTGATGTAAATTACAAGCGTTATTTAGGTGATATGCTTTTACGGATAGCTTATCATGATTCGGTTCATGCGGGTCAATTTCTACAATACTTAAGAATGATAGGCTTAGATAGACCATTAATATGGGACTGA
- a CDS encoding DinB family protein, whose translation MSNEKNELLVEFNHWILFVDDLKDQKDHIWNKPITKGKWTIREVVSHIMLWDKYFYEEAIEKIANQTPLTLKHIDFDEFNEQAKEYGKTTSIKELSEKAVLYRKLIIEQIESLSDERYRQTYIDGDGRAFHVTQYLKDFFGHDKHHIDQMKRVLT comes from the coding sequence ATGTCAAATGAAAAGAATGAATTGTTAGTAGAATTCAACCATTGGATTCTATTTGTAGATGATCTTAAAGATCAAAAAGATCATATATGGAATAAACCTATAACAAAAGGGAAATGGACGATTAGAGAAGTTGTTAGCCATATTATGTTATGGGATAAGTATTTTTATGAAGAGGCCATTGAAAAGATTGCAAATCAAACTCCTCTGACGTTGAAGCATATCGATTTTGATGAATTCAATGAACAAGCTAAAGAGTATGGTAAAACAACAAGTATTAAGGAACTCTCAGAAAAGGCAGTTTTATATAGGAAACTTATCATTGAACAAATTGAATCACTCTCAGATGAAAGGTATAGGCAAACTTATATAGATGGAGATGGAAGAGCTTTTCATGTTACCCAATACCTTAAAGATTTTTTTGGGCATGATAAGCATCATATAGATCAAATGAAGAGAGTGTTAACTTAA
- a CDS encoding MFS transporter, with protein MNSLSKNSKLLLYGQALSFMGDYCVLPALLILSTYYQDYWVVSGVIIVRSIPMIIQPFLGVFVDKFNRVKIMFWTDLIRGVIFLGIILLPQGKYPIIFLLLLLLSYGSGVFFNPARLSVMSLLGDDVKKINTIFAKATTLFVIIGALIGGAFLILGTIKAAVAFNAVTYFISALFIRLIKIKSQKSVKTQTTKISLTLKIGLKEIFHNSLVLNAIFTMMCMALLWGIVYSYFPIVSQYIGEGEIGNFLLTVSMGFGGFLGALLVNRWGFNSNKGLIYFVLLSLISLSFYMFSNYFIIAFISAILFFIAMEYGELTSKVKVQENSANEIQGRVFAICEAVIGLCMSIGSTLINFINPVFILSIMIVLMSGLAVHTIVVNHSYLQKSKSIDITA; from the coding sequence ATGAATAGTTTAAGTAAAAATTCAAAATTATTGTTATATGGGCAAGCTCTTTCGTTTATGGGAGATTATTGTGTTTTGCCTGCTTTACTTATTTTATCGACGTATTATCAGGATTATTGGGTTGTTTCAGGAGTTATTATCGTGAGAAGTATTCCTATGATTATTCAACCATTTTTAGGTGTATTTGTTGACAAATTTAATAGAGTGAAAATTATGTTTTGGACAGATTTGATAAGAGGGGTTATTTTCCTAGGCATTATATTGCTTCCTCAAGGTAAATATCCCATTATATTCTTGTTGCTTTTATTACTTTCTTATGGGAGTGGTGTTTTTTTTAATCCTGCTAGATTATCCGTTATGTCTTTATTAGGAGACGATGTTAAAAAAATAAACACTATTTTTGCAAAAGCTACAACTCTTTTTGTAATCATAGGCGCACTTATTGGAGGGGCTTTTCTTATTCTAGGAACTATCAAAGCTGCTGTTGCTTTTAATGCGGTTACCTATTTTATATCTGCGCTTTTTATTCGTTTGATCAAAATAAAATCACAGAAGTCAGTTAAAACTCAGACAACAAAAATTTCTTTGACACTTAAGATTGGACTTAAAGAAATTTTCCATAATTCATTAGTACTAAATGCCATATTTACAATGATGTGTATGGCTTTATTATGGGGGATTGTATACAGTTATTTCCCTATTGTTAGCCAATATATTGGTGAAGGTGAAATTGGGAACTTTCTACTTACAGTAAGTATGGGGTTTGGAGGTTTTTTAGGAGCATTGTTAGTAAATAGATGGGGATTTAATAGTAATAAAGGTTTGATATATTTCGTATTGCTGAGCCTAATATCTCTATCTTTTTATATGTTTTCTAATTACTTTATCATTGCTTTTATTTCAGCTATTTTATTTTTTATTGCCATGGAATATGGTGAATTAACTTCGAAGGTGAAGGTGCAGGAAAATTCGGCAAATGAAATACAAGGCAGGGTTTTTGCAATTTGTGAGGCTGTGATTGGATTATGTATGTCTATTGGCTCTACGTTGATCAATTTCATCAATCCAGTGTTTATTTTATCTATTATGATAGTGTTGATGTCAGGTCTAGCTGTACACACAATAGTAGTTAATCATTCATATCTTCAAAAGTCAAAAAGTATAGATATAACTGCATGA
- a CDS encoding GyrI-like domain-containing protein produces MKNQTPTLEPTIVKKDEFKIAGLQCRSLMKEDEDQKEIGQLWEEFMGTLPNIKNKTNENKTYGLCFDFNPKTNEFSYVSGVEIDDQTSELPDKIVIKTVPASRYAVFTYKGDMSGVGAAFKYIYETWLPQSGEVPFEDFSFEFYDERFLGPADKNSEMDIYIPLK; encoded by the coding sequence ATGAAAAATCAAACCCCAACGCTAGAACCTACTATTGTTAAGAAGGATGAGTTTAAAATTGCAGGTTTACAGTGTCGTTCTTTAATGAAGGAGGATGAAGATCAAAAAGAAATAGGTCAATTGTGGGAAGAGTTTATGGGAACTCTGCCAAACATAAAAAATAAAACAAATGAAAATAAGACTTATGGTTTATGCTTTGATTTTAATCCAAAAACAAATGAATTCTCATACGTCAGTGGAGTTGAGATTGATGATCAAACCTCTGAATTGCCAGATAAAATTGTTATAAAAACAGTTCCTGCAAGCCGATACGCTGTTTTTACTTATAAAGGTGATATGAGTGGGGTGGGTGCAGCTTTTAAGTACATTTATGAAACATGGTTGCCTCAATCTGGTGAAGTACCTTTTGAAGATTTTTCATTTGAGTTTTACGATGAAAGATTTTTAGGACCAGCCGATAAAAATTCTGAAATGGATATCTATATTCCGCTAAAGTAA
- a CDS encoding ArsR/SmtB family transcription factor, with protein MNVYPNISYIAKLISEPTRAIILESLMGGQALPAGELAYMAKVSHPTVSSHLSKLVEGNLLKVEQFGRHRYYKLANEQVAEVIEKLGAIAPSVQIRSLKQSDQMKQVRYARTCYDHLAGELGVSITEALLNQGLIILKDDLYEVTKEGEKWFENLGIMINNVGKTRRVFAKPCLDWSERRYHISGWLGAAIATHFLDQKWMIKSTTNRSVHLTEEGKIMLEQSLGLEY; from the coding sequence ATGAATGTATATCCGAATATCTCATATATTGCTAAACTTATTTCTGAACCAACTAGAGCTATCATTTTAGAATCATTAATGGGGGGACAAGCACTTCCAGCAGGTGAATTGGCTTATATGGCAAAAGTATCACACCCTACAGTAAGCTCTCATCTATCTAAATTAGTCGAAGGGAATTTACTCAAAGTTGAACAATTTGGAAGACACCGCTATTATAAATTAGCAAATGAACAAGTTGCAGAGGTCATTGAAAAATTAGGAGCCATAGCACCCTCAGTTCAGATCCGTTCATTAAAGCAGTCTGACCAAATGAAACAAGTACGTTATGCTAGAACTTGTTATGATCATTTAGCTGGAGAGCTAGGAGTGAGTATCACTGAAGCATTATTAAATCAAGGTTTAATCATCTTAAAAGATGATTTATATGAAGTTACAAAAGAAGGCGAAAAATGGTTTGAAAACCTAGGAATTATGATAAATAATGTGGGCAAAACTCGGAGAGTTTTTGCGAAACCTTGTTTAGATTGGAGTGAGAGACGATATCATATATCAGGATGGTTAGGAGCAGCCATTGCCACTCATTTCTTGGATCAAAAATGGATGATCAAATCAACAACAAATCGTTCAGTTCATCTTACTGAAGAAGGAAAAATCATGTTAGAGCAAAGTTTAGGTTTAGAATATTAA
- a CDS encoding TIGR01777 family oxidoreductase: MRIGVTGGTGFIGKHLTRNFLRQNHKVCILTRKPDSYQSDHKNLEYIGWSVDSINELVDKLEGMDVFINLAGESINNGRWTEQQKERIIKTRIQVTDTLMKLFSELYDRPKLFINASAVGYYGTSLKQTFIENDLSTSGDFLAKTVQKWEKHASKAENLGIRTVYTRFGIVLDKQEGALPKMVLPYKLFVGGKVGTGKQWLSWIHIKDVVNLIDFIIHNGEFEGAVNFTTPFPLQMNEFGKTIGEVLSRPHYLPAPSFALKMMLGEMSTLVLDGQKVLPNKAQQLGFKFEFPTLRETLMDIYRIK, encoded by the coding sequence ATGAGAATTGGTGTAACAGGTGGTACTGGATTTATAGGAAAACATCTAACACGTAATTTTTTACGACAGAACCATAAAGTTTGCATATTAACACGTAAACCCGATTCTTATCAGTCAGATCACAAAAACCTTGAATATATTGGGTGGTCAGTTGATTCCATAAATGAATTAGTAGATAAACTAGAGGGAATGGATGTGTTTATCAATTTAGCGGGTGAATCTATTAATAATGGTCGATGGACTGAGCAACAAAAGGAGAGAATCATTAAAACTCGAATACAAGTTACAGATACGCTCATGAAGTTATTTAGTGAATTATACGATAGACCAAAATTATTTATCAACGCTTCAGCTGTAGGATACTATGGTACATCATTAAAACAAACCTTTATAGAAAATGACCTTTCTACAAGTGGTGATTTTTTAGCTAAAACAGTTCAAAAATGGGAAAAACATGCTTCAAAAGCAGAAAACTTAGGTATTCGTACAGTTTATACTCGGTTCGGTATTGTATTGGATAAACAAGAAGGTGCGTTACCTAAGATGGTTTTACCGTATAAACTTTTTGTAGGTGGTAAGGTTGGCACAGGGAAACAATGGTTATCATGGATTCATATAAAAGACGTAGTTAATTTAATCGATTTTATTATACACAATGGAGAATTCGAAGGCGCAGTGAATTTTACAACTCCTTTTCCATTACAAATGAATGAATTTGGAAAAACGATAGGAGAAGTGCTGAGTCGTCCACATTATTTACCAGCTCCGAGTTTTGCTTTAAAAATGATGTTGGGTGAGATGAGTACATTAGTTTTAGACGGTCAAAAAGTGTTGCCTAATAAAGCTCAACAATTGGGATTTAAGTTTGAATTTCCTACATTAAGAGAAACCTTAATGGATATTTATCGTATTAAGTAA